The Flavobacterium jumunjinense genome includes a region encoding these proteins:
- a CDS encoding MvdC/MvdD family ATP grasp protein has translation MKKVLIITHSRDNECITVISDKIKEMGGHPIRFNVDEYPTKYSLSSCYEEKQWKVFLDYEGHREALHDIEALWYRRSHHLADGLKSVLSGEFLSSAHGEVRTTLYGMLESLNCFQIGKYSSYRRLDSKEEQMKIASFLGMLIPETCITNSPEEAKRFVKAHPNGAIAKMQSSFAIYKDGIENVVFTNVIKEEDLESIDTLQYCPMQFQEKLEKEVELRVTVVGDEIFAFAVDSQKLSNAKIDWRREGTTLLNDWVPYELPLDVKNKILEMMDVYQINYGAIDIIVTPEKDHYFLEINSAGEFYWLDKLVDGAITTHMAKVLLGQTFRRYKPVLEYATV, from the coding sequence ATGAAAAAAGTATTGATTATAACCCATAGCAGGGATAATGAATGCATAACTGTTATTTCAGATAAAATTAAAGAAATGGGAGGACATCCTATTCGTTTTAATGTAGATGAATATCCTACGAAATATTCATTAAGTTCTTGTTATGAGGAAAAACAATGGAAAGTTTTCTTAGATTATGAAGGACATAGAGAAGCACTTCATGATATTGAGGCGTTATGGTATAGAAGGAGTCATCATTTAGCAGATGGATTAAAATCTGTATTATCAGGAGAATTTTTAAGTAGTGCTCATGGCGAAGTGCGTACAACATTATATGGAATGCTTGAAAGTTTGAATTGTTTTCAAATAGGGAAGTATAGTTCTTACAGAAGATTAGATAGTAAAGAAGAACAAATGAAAATTGCTTCATTTTTAGGAATGCTAATACCAGAAACCTGTATTACAAACAGTCCAGAAGAAGCAAAAAGATTTGTAAAAGCACATCCGAATGGAGCGATAGCAAAAATGCAAAGTTCTTTTGCGATTTATAAAGACGGAATTGAAAATGTTGTTTTTACGAATGTTATTAAAGAAGAAGATTTAGAATCTATAGATACATTGCAATATTGTCCAATGCAATTTCAAGAAAAGTTAGAAAAAGAGGTAGAGTTAAGGGTAACGGTTGTTGGAGATGAAATTTTTGCTTTTGCCGTAGATTCTCAAAAGTTATCAAATGCTAAAATCGATTGGAGAAGAGAAGGAACAACTCTGCTTAATGATTGGGTTCCTTATGAGTTGCCATTAGATGTTAAAAACAAAATACTTGAAATGATGGATGTTTATCAAATCAATTATGGAGCTATAGATATAATTGTTACACCAGAGAAAGATCATTATTTCTTAGAGATTAATTCGGCGGGAGAATTCTATTGGTTAGATAAATTAGTAGACGGTGCAATTACTACTCATATGGCAAAAGTTTTATTAGGACAAACATTTAGACGTTACAAACCAGTTTTAGAATACGCTACAGTTTAG
- the lpdA gene encoding dihydrolipoyl dehydrogenase, giving the protein MSSFDVVIIGSGPGGYVAAIRCAQLGMKTAIIEKYSSLGGTCLNVGCIPSKALLASSHHYQELQHFADHGIEVSGDVKVNLEKMIARKQAVVDQTSGGVKYLMDKNKVEVFEGIGSFESATTVKVTKNDGSSEVIESKNIIIATGSKPSSLPFIKLDKERVITSTEALKLPEVPKHLVIIGGGVIGIELGQVYLRLGAKVSVVEYMDRIIPGMDASLSKELTKVLKKQGMKFYTSHKVKSVERAGDVVTVEAENTKGEVVSLEGDYSLVSVGRRPYTDGLNADNAGVKLTDRGQVEVNNHLQTSVSNIYAIGDVVRGAMLAHKAEEEGVLVAEILAGQKPHIDYNLIPGVVYTWPEVAAVGQTEEQLKESGVAYKSGSFPFKALGRARAGGDTDGFVKILADAKTDEVLGVHMIGARCADLIAEAVVAMEFRASAEDISRMSHAHPTFAEAIKEAAMAATDNRPLHV; this is encoded by the coding sequence ATGAGTTCATTTGACGTAGTTATTATAGGTTCAGGTCCTGGTGGATATGTAGCAGCTATTCGTTGCGCACAACTAGGAATGAAAACAGCTATTATTGAGAAATATTCTTCACTTGGAGGTACTTGCTTAAATGTAGGATGTATTCCTTCGAAAGCGTTATTAGCATCTTCTCACCATTATCAAGAATTGCAACACTTTGCAGATCACGGTATCGAGGTTTCTGGAGATGTTAAAGTTAACTTAGAAAAGATGATAGCTAGAAAACAAGCTGTTGTTGATCAAACATCTGGTGGAGTTAAATATCTAATGGATAAAAATAAAGTTGAAGTTTTTGAAGGAATTGGTTCTTTTGAAAGTGCAACAACTGTAAAAGTTACTAAAAATGATGGTTCATCAGAAGTGATTGAGTCTAAAAACATAATTATTGCTACAGGTTCTAAACCATCATCTTTACCGTTTATTAAATTAGATAAGGAAAGAGTGATTACTTCTACAGAAGCATTAAAATTACCAGAAGTTCCTAAGCATTTGGTAATTATTGGTGGTGGGGTTATTGGTATCGAATTAGGTCAGGTATATTTAAGATTAGGAGCGAAAGTTTCTGTAGTTGAATATATGGATAGAATTATTCCTGGAATGGATGCTTCTTTGTCTAAAGAATTGACAAAGGTGTTGAAAAAACAAGGAATGAAATTTTATACATCGCATAAGGTAAAATCTGTAGAAAGAGCAGGAGATGTAGTAACAGTAGAAGCTGAAAATACAAAAGGAGAGGTTGTTTCTTTAGAAGGAGATTATTCATTAGTTTCTGTTGGACGTCGTCCATATACTGATGGATTAAATGCAGATAATGCGGGTGTTAAGTTAACAGATAGAGGTCAGGTTGAAGTGAATAATCATTTACAAACATCTGTTTCTAATATTTATGCTATTGGTGATGTTGTTCGTGGAGCGATGTTGGCACATAAAGCGGAAGAAGAAGGTGTTTTGGTTGCTGAAATTTTAGCAGGTCAAAAACCACATATTGATTATAATTTGATTCCTGGTGTTGTTTATACTTGGCCAGAAGTTGCTGCTGTTGGTCAAACAGAAGAGCAATTGAAAGAATCTGGTGTAGCTTATAAATCGGGAAGCTTTCCTTTTAAAGCTTTGGGAAGAGCTAGAGCAGGTGGAGATACAGATGGATTTGTTAAAATCTTGGCTGATGCTAAAACGGATGAAGTTTTAGGTGTGCATATGATTGGAGCACGTTGTGCAGATTTAATTGCAGAAGCAGTTGTTGCAATGGAGTTTAGAGCTAGTGCGGAAGATATTTCAAGAATGTCACATGCGCATCCAACATTTGCAGAAGCAATTAAAGAAGCTGCTATGGCTGCTACAGATAATAGACCATTACATGTGTAA
- a CDS encoding 3-ketoacyl-ACP reductase, translating to MEKLNGKKAIITGGSRGLGKATAIAFAKEGIDVAITGRNETKLIETVNELKALGVNATYAVFDVSNYEEVKNGIKKIITSLGSVDILVNNAGIAAFGSFNDMEVNQWTEIIQTNVMGMYYVTKEVLPFLIEKNQGDIINVSSTAGLNGNPNTSAYSASKFAVIGMSESLMKEVRKNNIRVCTLTPSTIASDMSIELGIANKDSVDSVLQPEDFAELIVTSLQLPRRAMLKNASLWSTNP from the coding sequence ATGGAAAAATTAAACGGAAAAAAGGCAATCATAACAGGAGGAAGTAGAGGTTTAGGAAAAGCAACTGCAATTGCTTTTGCAAAAGAAGGAATTGATGTTGCTATTACCGGAAGAAACGAGACTAAATTAATTGAAACTGTAAATGAATTAAAAGCATTAGGCGTAAATGCGACCTATGCAGTTTTCGATGTTAGCAACTATGAGGAAGTTAAAAACGGAATAAAAAAAATAATCACATCTCTTGGCTCAGTTGACATTCTAGTAAACAATGCTGGTATTGCGGCTTTTGGTTCTTTTAACGATATGGAAGTAAACCAATGGACAGAAATCATTCAAACCAATGTTATGGGAATGTATTATGTTACAAAAGAAGTACTTCCTTTCCTGATTGAAAAAAATCAAGGAGATATTATCAATGTTTCTTCGACAGCTGGCTTAAATGGAAACCCAAATACTTCTGCTTATTCTGCGTCTAAGTTTGCTGTTATCGGAATGTCTGAATCACTAATGAAAGAAGTACGCAAAAACAATATTAGAGTTTGTACTTTAACACCAAGTACAATTGCTTCTGATATGTCGATTGAATTAGGAATTGCAAACAAAGATTCGGTTGATAGTGTATTACAACCTGAAGATTTTGCAGAATTAATTGTTACTAGTCTTCAATTACCTAGAAGAGCAATGCTTAAAAATGCTTCACTTTGGTCTACTAATCCATAG
- a CDS encoding CDGSH iron-sulfur domain-containing protein → MSKTKLTVNSNGSLKIEGDFEIVDSQGNTYGLEGRTTLGICRCGMSGNKPFCDGSHRNNFDHEAKAFDLPPMKKL, encoded by the coding sequence ATGAGTAAGACTAAACTAACAGTTAATAGCAATGGTTCTTTGAAGATTGAAGGTGATTTTGAAATAGTAGATAGCCAAGGAAATACATACGGATTAGAAGGGAGAACTACTTTAGGTATTTGCCGTTGTGGAATGTCAGGCAATAAACCATTTTGCGATGGTTCGCATCGTAATAACTTTGATCATGAAGCAAAAGCATTTGATTTGCCTCCAATGAAAAAATTATAA
- a CDS encoding MarC family protein — protein sequence MNTAFSFLFLCLTSFFTLINPLGTMPVFLAMTSDLPKDERNKTAKKATLYSFFILCGFAFSGQLLFSFFGISINSFKIVGGAIFFLMGMDMLQSRLSPSKIKTEEINSYVSDITITPLAIPMICGPGAITNAIVLMEEADSILKIVFLFSSILIISFFTYLILLSSSRIIKIIGQTGINVMMRLMGLIVMVIAVEFFFSGLIPIINQINFK from the coding sequence ATGAATACTGCTTTTTCTTTTCTTTTCTTATGTTTGACTTCGTTTTTCACTCTAATCAATCCTCTAGGAACGATGCCTGTTTTTCTGGCTATGACATCTGACCTACCAAAAGACGAAAGAAACAAAACAGCAAAAAAAGCAACCTTATACTCCTTTTTCATCCTTTGTGGTTTTGCTTTTTCAGGACAACTACTATTTTCATTTTTTGGCATTTCTATAAATAGTTTCAAAATAGTTGGCGGTGCAATATTTTTCCTAATGGGAATGGATATGCTTCAATCAAGACTTAGCCCTTCAAAAATAAAAACCGAAGAAATAAATAGCTATGTAAGCGACATAACAATAACACCACTAGCAATACCAATGATATGTGGACCAGGAGCAATTACTAATGCAATTGTATTAATGGAAGAAGCAGACTCCATTTTAAAAATCGTCTTCTTATTTTCTTCCATATTAATTATAAGTTTCTTTACCTACCTTATTCTATTAAGCTCTTCAAGAATTATAAAAATAATTGGTCAAACAGGCATTAATGTAATGATGCGATTAATGGGACTAATTGTAATGGTAATTGCGGTAGAGTTCTTTTTTAGCGGTTTAATTCCAATTATCAATCAAATTAATTTTAAATAA
- a CDS encoding peptidylprolyl isomerase, whose protein sequence is MQDGIYAKFNTSKGSILVKLTHDKTPGTVGNFVGLAEGQLENSVKSMGTPYYNGLKFHRVIPDFMIQGGCPQGTGTGDGGYKFDDEFHPELKHDKPGVLSMANAGPGTNGTQFFITHVPTPWLDGKHSVFGHVVEGQEVVDAVAQEDALESVEIVRVGDEAKNWNAIEAFRTFEGSREKRLAEQKKEAEEALEKIAAGFQKTQSGLRYQIIQKGSGKQAEKGKKVSVHYQGALENGQVFDSSYKRKQPIEFQLGVGQVIQGWDEGIALLNVGDKARFVIPSFLGYGSQGAGGVIPPDATLVFDVELMDVK, encoded by the coding sequence ATGCAAGACGGAATTTACGCAAAGTTTAATACTTCTAAAGGAAGTATTTTAGTTAAGCTAACACATGATAAGACTCCAGGAACTGTTGGTAATTTTGTAGGACTAGCTGAAGGACAGTTAGAAAATTCAGTAAAATCAATGGGAACTCCATATTACAACGGATTAAAATTTCACCGTGTAATTCCTGATTTTATGATTCAAGGTGGTTGTCCACAAGGTACAGGTACAGGTGATGGTGGTTATAAATTTGATGATGAATTTCACCCAGAATTAAAGCATGATAAGCCAGGTGTTTTATCTATGGCAAATGCAGGACCTGGAACAAATGGAACACAATTTTTTATTACACATGTTCCAACTCCTTGGTTAGATGGGAAACATTCAGTTTTCGGACATGTAGTTGAAGGGCAAGAAGTTGTTGATGCAGTTGCTCAAGAAGATGCTTTAGAGTCAGTTGAAATTGTTAGGGTAGGAGACGAAGCTAAAAATTGGAATGCTATCGAAGCTTTCAGAACTTTTGAAGGATCTAGAGAGAAAAGATTAGCTGAACAAAAGAAAGAAGCTGAAGAAGCATTGGAAAAAATAGCAGCTGGTTTTCAAAAAACACAAAGCGGATTGCGTTACCAAATTATCCAAAAAGGAAGTGGTAAACAAGCTGAAAAAGGAAAAAAAGTATCAGTTCATTATCAAGGAGCTTTAGAGAATGGTCAAGTTTTTGACTCATCATATAAAAGAAAACAACCAATCGAATTTCAATTAGGAGTTGGTCAAGTAATTCAAGGTTGGGACGAAGGTATTGCATTGTTGAATGTTGGAGATAAAGCACGTTTTGTTATTCCTTCATTTTTAGGATATGGTTCTCAAGGAGCTGGAGGAGTAATTCCACCAGATGCAACTTTAGTTTTTGATGTTGAATTGATGGACGTAAAATAA
- the rplS gene encoding 50S ribosomal protein L19 yields MANLVDFVQSEFVTKKDFPEFGAGDTITVYYEIKEGEKTRTQFFKGVVIQKRGTGTTETFTIRKMSGAIGVERIFPVNMPALQKVEVNQRGKVRRARIFYFRELTGKKAKIKEKRRR; encoded by the coding sequence ATGGCTAATTTAGTAGATTTCGTACAAAGCGAATTTGTAACAAAAAAAGATTTCCCAGAATTTGGAGCTGGAGACACAATTACTGTGTACTATGAAATTAAAGAGGGTGAAAAAACTAGAACTCAGTTCTTCAAAGGTGTAGTAATACAAAAAAGAGGTACTGGAACAACTGAAACTTTCACAATTCGTAAAATGTCTGGTGCAATTGGTGTTGAGCGTATCTTCCCAGTTAACATGCCAGCTTTACAAAAAGTTGAAGTTAACCAAAGAGGTAAAGTTCGTAGAGCTCGTATTTTCTACTTCAGAGAACTTACTGGTAAAAAAGCTAAAATTAAAGAAAAAAGAAGAAGATAA
- a CDS encoding aminotransferase class I/II-fold pyridoxal phosphate-dependent enzyme: MKFNPADKIQDLQYFGEFGGVNPSISDSSTYTFLSAKTMFDTFEGNAEGCYLYSRHSSPSNLYLDRALAAMEGTETANVSASGMGAITPTLLQLCGNGDHVVSSRTIYGGTYAFLKNFAPRMGIQTSFVDITKLDIVESAITPNTKVLYCETVSNPLLEIADLANLSKIAKKHNLKLVVDNTFSPLSVSPIKLGADIVIHSLTKYINGSSDTVGGVVCASQEFINDLKNVNSGASMLLGPTMDSMRSASVMKNLRTLHLRIKQHSYNATYLAEKFEKDGLKTVYPGLKSHPSHEVYKKMINPEYGFGGMMTVDVGNLDKANALMELMQERNLGYLAVSLGFYKTLFSAPGTSTSSEIPLEEQVEMGLTDGLIRFSIGLDNDIERTYQMMKDCMKEIGIL; encoded by the coding sequence ATGAAATTCAATCCAGCAGACAAAATTCAAGATTTACAATACTTTGGAGAATTTGGAGGAGTTAACCCTTCAATTTCTGATTCATCAACCTATACTTTCTTATCAGCAAAAACAATGTTCGATACATTTGAAGGAAACGCAGAAGGTTGCTATCTATACTCTCGTCATTCTTCACCTAGTAATTTATACTTAGACAGAGCATTAGCCGCTATGGAAGGAACAGAAACAGCAAATGTTTCCGCTTCTGGAATGGGAGCAATAACACCAACTCTATTACAATTATGCGGAAATGGAGACCATGTTGTTTCAAGCAGAACTATATACGGTGGAACATATGCATTCTTAAAAAACTTTGCTCCGCGAATGGGAATACAAACATCATTTGTAGATATCACAAAATTAGATATCGTTGAATCTGCTATTACACCAAACACTAAAGTACTATACTGCGAAACAGTAAGCAACCCATTATTAGAAATTGCCGATTTAGCCAATCTCTCAAAAATTGCAAAAAAACATAATTTAAAACTAGTTGTTGACAATACCTTTTCACCTTTATCTGTTTCTCCTATTAAATTAGGAGCCGATATTGTTATTCATAGTTTAACAAAGTACATTAACGGAAGCAGCGACACTGTAGGCGGTGTTGTTTGTGCGTCGCAAGAATTTATTAATGACTTGAAAAATGTTAATTCTGGAGCAAGTATGCTTTTAGGACCAACAATGGACAGCATGCGTTCTGCTTCAGTAATGAAAAACCTAAGAACACTTCATTTACGCATCAAACAACATAGTTACAATGCTACTTATTTAGCAGAAAAATTTGAAAAAGACGGTTTAAAAACAGTTTATCCAGGACTAAAAAGTCACCCAAGTCATGAAGTTTACAAAAAAATGATTAATCCTGAGTATGGTTTTGGTGGAATGATGACAGTTGACGTTGGAAATTTAGACAAAGCAAACGCTTTGATGGAACTAATGCAAGAGCGTAACTTAGGATACTTAGCCGTAAGTTTAGGATTCTACAAAACGTTATTTAGCGCACCAGGAACTTCTACTTCTTCTGAGATTCCTTTAGAAGAACAAGTAGAAATGGGATTGACCGATGGACTAATACGTTTTTCTATAGGATTAGACAACGACATCGAAAGAACCTATCAAATGATGAAAGATTGCATGAAAGAAATTGGCATTTTATAA
- a CDS encoding Lrp/AsnC family transcriptional regulator — translation MKLDDIDKKLLELMQLDTKRTTKELSLKLHLSVTAVYERIKKLEREQVINKYVALLDKSKVDKNFVVFCHIKLTQHNIDLISQFEKEVVKLDEVLECFHVSGDYDYILKIYVKDMEAYREFMVTKLTTIQHIGSTHSTFMIGEVKNTTAFKL, via the coding sequence ATGAAACTAGACGACATTGATAAGAAGCTCTTGGAGTTGATGCAGTTAGATACAAAAAGGACAACAAAAGAATTGTCTTTAAAGTTACATCTTTCTGTAACAGCTGTTTATGAGAGAATTAAAAAACTAGAACGAGAGCAAGTAATTAATAAATATGTTGCACTTTTAGATAAATCAAAGGTAGATAAAAATTTCGTAGTTTTTTGTCATATAAAACTAACGCAGCATAATATTGATCTGATTTCTCAATTTGAGAAAGAAGTTGTAAAACTAGATGAGGTTTTGGAATGTTTTCATGTTAGTGGAGATTATGATTACATTTTGAAAATCTATGTTAAAGATATGGAAGCTTATAGAGAATTTATGGTTACTAAATTAACAACGATACAACATATTGGTAGTACACATAGTACATTTATGATTGGAGAAGTAAAAAACACAACTGCTTTTAAATTATAA
- a CDS encoding microviridin/marinostatin family tricyclic proteinase inhibitor, whose product MKNQELKKPFFANFLENQLTQGESNEVQGGALTSKLKDGDHTLKFPSDSDDDTTNPISDNVHTMKYPSDNDESGPLDEI is encoded by the coding sequence ATGAAAAATCAAGAATTGAAAAAACCTTTTTTCGCAAATTTTTTAGAAAATCAATTAACTCAAGGAGAGTCTAATGAAGTACAAGGTGGAGCACTAACTTCAAAATTAAAGGATGGAGATCATACTTTAAAATTCCCTTCTGATAGTGATGATGATACTACAAATCCAATTTCAGATAATGTTCACACTATGAAATACCCATCAGATAATGATGAGTCAGGACCACTAGACGAAATCTAG
- a CDS encoding MvdC/MvdD family ATP grasp protein — protein sequence MILCISHSKDYYTIDSVIKRLKELGEDVYRLNSDNFSEKLSFSYQNIAGEPLLEIIDGDIRFTADDIKAVWYRKIWPIEIPENLDKAYRSIYVQEYSAMRNMFFESLKNKDWINLIETDHSIGENKFEQLRIAKQSGLAIPETIFTNNGATVERFFYDVCKKELIAKLNGSLSRSMSGSASFFPTTLVEEDQIEELKATLAYCPMIFQRKIEKEYELRVIYIDGIFYAGKINATLSETGKTDWRATKEGNVGWAIYELPEKITHSITKMMNTMGLVFGAIDVIKQKDGQYVFLEVNPQGEWGMLQRDLGYPIGETIANKLVERKNRKNNI from the coding sequence ATGATTTTATGCATAAGCCATAGTAAAGATTATTATACAATTGATAGTGTAATAAAAAGATTAAAAGAATTAGGCGAAGATGTTTATAGATTAAATTCCGATAATTTTTCTGAAAAGTTATCATTTTCCTATCAAAATATAGCTGGAGAACCACTACTTGAAATTATAGATGGTGATATTCGTTTTACAGCTGATGATATAAAAGCAGTTTGGTATCGAAAAATATGGCCAATTGAGATACCTGAAAATTTAGATAAAGCGTATAGATCAATATATGTTCAAGAATATAGTGCTATGAGAAATATGTTTTTCGAATCTTTAAAAAATAAGGATTGGATAAATCTAATTGAAACAGATCATAGTATAGGAGAGAATAAATTCGAACAATTAAGAATAGCAAAACAATCTGGATTAGCTATTCCAGAAACTATTTTTACCAATAATGGAGCAACTGTTGAGCGTTTTTTTTATGACGTTTGTAAAAAAGAACTCATAGCAAAACTAAACGGATCATTGTCTAGAAGTATGAGCGGATCGGCTTCTTTTTTTCCTACAACCTTAGTAGAAGAAGATCAAATAGAAGAATTAAAGGCTACTTTGGCTTACTGCCCAATGATATTTCAAAGAAAAATAGAGAAAGAATATGAATTAAGAGTTATCTATATTGATGGAATATTCTATGCGGGGAAAATAAATGCAACATTATCTGAAACAGGAAAAACAGATTGGAGAGCAACAAAAGAAGGGAATGTTGGTTGGGCAATTTATGAATTACCTGAAAAAATCACCCATTCTATTACAAAAATGATGAATACAATGGGACTCGTTTTTGGAGCTATTGATGTTATTAAGCAAAAAGACGGTCAGTATGTTTTTTTAGAAGTAAACCCACAAGGAGAATGGGGAATGCTTCAACGCGATTTGGGATATCCTATAGGAGAAACAATTGCAAATAAGTTAGTAGAAAGAAAAAATAGAAAGAATAATATTTAA
- a CDS encoding thioredoxin family protein encodes MAQTASNMLALGTKAPDFLLPATNFNTTFNFEECKGSKGTLVIFICNHCPFVIHVIDEIVMIANDYRVQGLGIVAISSNDIVKYPQDNPEKMADFALENKMDFPYLFDETQNTAKSYSAACTPDFYLFDNQNKLIYRGQLDDSRPSNGIPVSGSDLRNAIDSVIYNRHLNEVQKPSIGCGIKWK; translated from the coding sequence ATGGCACAAACAGCTTCAAACATGTTAGCGTTAGGAACAAAAGCTCCTGATTTTTTATTACCTGCTACAAATTTCAATACTACATTTAATTTTGAAGAATGCAAAGGCAGCAAAGGCACATTAGTAATATTCATTTGTAACCATTGTCCGTTTGTAATTCATGTTATTGACGAAATAGTTATGATTGCAAATGATTATCGCGTGCAAGGATTAGGAATTGTTGCCATTTCTAGTAACGATATAGTGAAATACCCTCAAGATAATCCAGAAAAAATGGCTGATTTTGCATTAGAAAACAAAATGGATTTTCCGTACCTATTTGATGAAACTCAAAACACAGCAAAAAGTTATAGCGCAGCTTGTACACCCGATTTTTATTTATTTGACAATCAGAATAAATTAATATACCGTGGACAATTAGATGATTCTCGTCCTTCGAATGGTATTCCTGTTAGCGGAAGCGATTTAAGAAATGCTATTGATAGTGTCATTTATAATCGTCATTTGAATGAAGTACAAAAACCGAGTATTGGTTGTGGAATCAAGTGGAAGTAG
- the trmD gene encoding tRNA (guanosine(37)-N1)-methyltransferase TrmD — MRIDIITVLPELIKSPFEASILKRAIEKGLVEVHFHNLRDYTTNKQKSVDDYQFGGGAGMVMNIQPIDDCIAKLKDERDYDEIIYMTPDGETLNQNMANGMSLLKNIIILCGHYKGVDQRVRDHFITREISIGDYVLSGGELGAAILCDSIIRLIPGVLSNETSALTDSFQDNLLSPPIYTRPADYKGWKVPEILLSGNFPKIEEWREQKAYEHTKNRRPDLLEE, encoded by the coding sequence ATGCGTATTGATATTATTACCGTATTACCTGAACTTATAAAAAGTCCGTTTGAAGCTTCAATATTAAAGAGAGCTATTGAGAAAGGATTGGTTGAAGTACATTTTCACAACTTAAGAGATTATACTACAAACAAACAAAAGAGTGTAGATGATTATCAATTTGGTGGTGGTGCTGGAATGGTTATGAATATCCAACCTATAGATGATTGCATTGCCAAATTGAAAGATGAACGCGATTATGATGAAATTATTTATATGACTCCAGATGGCGAAACTTTAAATCAGAATATGGCAAATGGAATGTCATTATTAAAAAACATAATTATACTTTGCGGACATTACAAAGGAGTAGATCAACGTGTGCGTGACCATTTTATTACTAGAGAAATTTCTATAGGTGACTATGTTCTTTCTGGTGGTGAACTTGGAGCGGCTATACTTTGCGATAGTATTATTCGTTTAATTCCTGGTGTTTTAAGTAATGAAACTTCTGCATTAACAGATAGTTTTCAGGACAATTTACTTTCTCCTCCAATTTATACGCGTCCCGCAGATTATAAAGGTTGGAAAGTTCCAGAGATTCTACTAAGCGGAAATTTCCCTAAAATTGAAGAGTGGAGAGAACAAAAAGCCTACGAACACACCAAAAACAGAAGACCCGATTTATTAGAAGAATAA